The following is a genomic window from Synechococcus sp. JA-2-3B'a(2-13).
CCAAGGGTTGCGCTTTGCGGCGCGCTATGGTGTGACAATGGACTACCGGGTTCCGGGTTTGATGTTATGGGCTTGAGCGCCCTAGATGTAGCGCTTTGCATTTTGGCCTTTTGTTATTTCGATTAGGAGCTTCGCTGGATCATGCCTGTGCGTCTGTATGTTGGAAATCTGCCGGAAGAGGTGGATCGTCAGGCACTGGAGAAGCTCTTTCGCTCTGCCGGTGAGGTCATTTCCACCAAGGTGATCCGGGATCGGAAGACAGGCAAATGCCGCGGCTTCGGCTTTGTAACGGTGAACACCGAAGAGCAGGCGCAGCAGTACATCGAAAAGTTCAACGGCCACAGCTTTGGGGATGTCAACTTGCGCATTGAGCTCGCCCAGCCGCGCGACCGAGGGGAAGAAGGCGAATCCAAAACAGCGACCTCTGAGCCTTCATCCAAAGAGTCCAGAGGTTCCAAAGATTCCAGAGCGTCCAGAGATTCTGAGGCCAAGGGCTCTAAAGAGTCGGCAGAAAACCCTGCCCCCAGCAAAAAGCAACGCCAGCGCGGCAATAAGGGTGGGCGCTCCACCGTCGTCGCCGAAAGTGAGGCAGCCTCTGAGCCGGATCCCCGCTGGGCCAGCCAGTTGCAGCGGATCAAGGAGCAGCTTCTGCAGGTCACCAATTCCTAACCCCCCCGAACGAGTGATAGACACTGTTGGGATCTGACAGTAGGCTGGGTGAGTTGCGACGGCTCTAGGCATGTTTGAGAGGGGGGTTGGGATGCATAGGCTGGTGAGGATTTTTCGCGCTTGGGCTCGAGCTGGGCTTTTGTTCGGGCTGACGGTTCTGCTGGGAGTGGGAAGTGGAGCTTCGGTTTTCCTACCCTCGGCGGCGGCTGCCCCGGCGGATTTGGAAGAGCAAGTGCTGCAGATCATTCGGAAGAACCCCCAGGTGATTCTGGAAGCCGTGCAGGAATACCAGCAGCGACAGTACCAAGAGCAGCAGCAGCAACAGCAGCGGCTGGCAGAAGAATTTGGCCGTCAACTGCGGGAGAACCCACGCGCCGTCATCGGAGATTCCCCTCGACTGGGATCCGACGCTCTGCGGTTGGTGTTGGTGGAGTTCTCCGATTTTCAATGCCCCTTCTGCGCCCGCGCCCACAGCACCCTCAAGCAGTTCATGGCCGACCACGGGGATGAGGTGACCTTGGTGTACAAGCACCTGCCCCTGACCAGCATCCACCCAGAAGCGATGTCGGCTGCCCGGGCTGCTTGGGCCGCCCAACGTCAAGGTAAGTTCTGGGAGTTTCACGACGAGCTGTTTGCCAACCAATCTCAGCTTGGGGATGGGTTTTATGTGGCCACTGCTGAGAAGCTGGGCCTGAATATAGAAAAATTCAATCGGGATCGGCGCAGTCGGGCGGCAGAACGCGCCATTCAGCGAGATATTGACTTGGCCTCTCAACTGGGCATTGGTGGCACTCCCCATTTCATCTTGAACGGCATTGCCTTCTCCGGTGCGCAGCCGCTGGAGGTGTTTGAGCAGACGCTGCAGCAGGCTAAGCAAGCCCTCTAGCCGGGAAAGTGCTCCGCACCGCTGACGCAAACAGAGTCTCAAGTCCAGATGTCGAGCCCCTACTGCTGTCCGGAGTGCGGGGATGGGCTCCTGTTTCGACTGGATCCCTGTCCCACCTGCGCCAGCCGACAACGCCAGAAGCAGCAAGCTGCCCCTGCTGGGGAAAAACGGAGCAGCTACGACCTGACAGGGCGGGTGGCTGCTGCCGAGTTTTGGCAACTGTTGCGTTGGTACCCCTGTTGTCCCCGCTGTGGCAAGCCCTGGTCGAAGGTGGGATTGTTCTGGAGGGGAAGGAGGAGAGCGTTTATGGCGGAAGTGGCTCTTGGCTACTCCACGGGCAGGATGCGGGCATCGAACCCTGCTTCGGCCAGAGAGCGCCGCGCCTGTTCGGCGTTGGCCCGTTGCCGGTAGGTGCCCACCTGAATCACTGAGCCCCGCAGGAAGGCATCAGGGGCAAACTGTTGCAGCTTGGGTAGGGCCTCTTCCCCAGCCGGCACCACCACCCAAAATCCGCTGCCACCTTCTTCCCCAAGAGGAACAGCCTGGGCAGGCGAGGAGGAGACGGGATCCGCTTGCAAAAGAGGCTGAGAGCGGCGCAGATCGGCGGGGAAGATCCCCGCTTCATAGCCTTGGCCGGCCAAGTAACGCACCTGCTCGGCGGCAGCAGCAGGGTCGGCAAACCCACCTGTGCGCACCACCCGCAGGTCATCGTAGATCAAGGGCAGGGATCCCTCTAGGAGTTGTTTTAGCGCAGGCCATTTCTCCCCGGTGGGATCGGCCACCAACACCCAATAGCGCTCTCCTTGTGCTGGGTTGGAGATGGGATCCTGGCCAGCATTTTCTCCTACCAGCGACACCGCCACTGCCGGTAACCCCTGAGCGGTTAGCCAGCGGGCTTGATCCTGGGCCAACGACAGGCGGGAGAAGGTTCCCGTTTGCAAAGCAACCTGGCCGCGGTACTGCACCACAGTGGCTCCTGGAAAGAAGCGGCGCACCCGTTCTTCCAAACGGGGATCACCGGTGGGGTTGGGCACGTGGGTGGCAAAGGGACGCTGGGGATCCAAGGGGGGAGCCGTTGGCGTCGGCGGCACAGAGGCTTTTGAGCTGGCAGCAGGGCGGCTGGGTGCTGCTTGGGCAGGAAAAGCAGGGGGCAGAGGGGGATCCGTCTCTTGGCGGCTCACCACCCGCACCGATAACCCCAGCCGTTCCAAGTCGGCCTGACGGCGTTGAGCATGGCTACGGTTGATGAATGTCCCCGCCAAAATGAAAACCTGCCCATCCCCTTGCACAAAATAGGCATCCGGCACCTGGGTGCGCACCTGGGCCAACTCCGCCGCCCCATCCGCCAGTACATGCACTTGGTAACGGGTCAGGGCCAAAGCAGCCGGCAGGACGTTCCCATTAACGGCGTGGAGCACAAGGGCAAAGGCCGCCAGGGATCCGGCAAAGAGGGCCGGTTGCGCTGGCAACAGGGGTACGGAGCATTTCAGCCAGCCGTAGTCCTGACGGGTGTTGCACATGGGATCCATCTCCTCTGGCGGGATTGGCGGCAACTCAAACCTCTGCATCCGGGATGGAGTCTTTGCCTGGGCCTGCGGGGATCCCCCACAGTGCCAGAGCTCGCAGTTCACCCCTTGCGGGAAGGACAACTCAAAGCTAGCGTAAGCCGAAGTTTGGGCAAGGCTGTGCCAGGGATGGGCTTGCAGATGCCGCCCACCACCGATAGAATGCTCCGCACTGCCACCGCAAAGATGCAGCCCAGTTGGGTTCACGGGAGAAACACAGATCTAGTGCATCTCCAGTATAGACAGGCCGGCAAGACTCTATCGCTATGGCTTGTTGGGGAGTTTGCTTCAGGGGCGACGGCGGCGCCGTTCACGGCAGCGGGATGGAGTTCTTGCAACAAGGGTGCGGGATCCCCCCAGGGCAAAGCGGATGATCTCCGTCTTGTACTGCTGCGAGCCCTCGGTGTAGCGGGCAAGCTGAATGGCAGATCCCTGGCCGGAAGGAAGCAAGAACCGTTCGCGACAGTGGTGGGCAGCACTCTCTTGAGTTTCCGCTTCGAGGGCAATGAAAAACCGCAGACGCAGCAGCACTTCCAACTTGGACAAGTGCTCGGTTTGCTCTGGCACCAAGCGGCCTAACGAGATTTGTAGGCGCGGCCTGCGTCGCCGAGATCCGGGGCGGCCCCAAAGCTGCTGGGCCAGTGTCCACAGAGAGGTCTGCTCAGAGGACTTGACCAACAGCTTTAAGCCTGTCAGCGGGTTAAGACCATAGGTAAGCAGCAGAGAATACATCGGCGGCAGGAAAGATTCAGAGGAGCGTTTTGAGCTAACGTCAAAAGGATACCCTATAGGCCAACTGTAGCACTGCCTACCCTCTATCCCCATCCAAGCCCCACCCTTCCCTATGGCCGGGATCCCTGCTCAACGCTGGCTGTTTCATCCGGTGGACAAGTTGGCTGCCCAGAGCTTGGCCGAGGCAGTGGGGATCTCGCCCATATTGGCTCAGATCTTACTCAATCGCGGGCTCTCCAGCCCTGCTGCCGTGCAGCAGTACCTGCAGCCGGATCCCGCCCACCTGCCCCCACCCAGCCGGGATTTTGCCGATTTGCCCCTGGCGGTGGACTTGCTGGACGGGGCGATTCGCCGACAAGAGCCCATTGCCATTTGCGGCGACTACGATGCCGACGGCATGACCAGCACGGCCCTGCTGCTGCGGGCTTTGCAGGACGCTCCAGTGCATTACCGCATCCCCAGCCGCATGACGGAGGGCTATGGCCTCAACAGCCGCATGGTGCAAGAGCTGCACCGAGAGGGGGTGCGCCTCATTCTCACCGTGGACAACGGCATCTCCGCCCACGAGCCCATCCAACTGGCCAAAGCTCTAGGCTTGACAGTGATCGTGACGGATCACCACGACTTGCCGCCCCAGTTGCCCCCTGCCGATGCCATCCTCAATCCCAAGCAGCTCCCCGTTTCTTCTCCCTATCGGGGGATGGCCGGGGTGGGAGTTGCCTACCTCCTGGCCCAGGCGCTGGCCGAGCGCCGTGGTGATGGCCATCTGCAGCGGGTGGCCCTGGAACTGTTTACTGTGGGCACCATTGCCGATCTGGCGCCGCTGACGGGGGTTAACCGCCTTTGGGTGCGGCAGGGGCTGCACCTCTTGCCCACCTCCCAGGTGGCAGGGATCCGCGCCCTTCTGCAGGTGATGGGCATGCAGGGATCCCTGGAGGGGCTGCGGCCTGAGTGGATTGGGTTTGGCCTGGGGCCGCGCATCAATGCCGTTGGGCGAATTGGCCGGGCGAGAATGGGGATCCAGTTGCTGACCACCGACGATCCCCTGCAAGCAGAGAAACTGGCCCGCCGCTGCGAGCGGCTCAACCAGGTGCGGCAGCAGATGTGCGGGCGCATCGAGGCAGAAGCCCTAGAGCAAATTGCCCAGCAAGGCCGGGATTTGCAGCAGGAACGGGTATTGACGATTTTGGGATCCCCTCAGCGGAGATGGCATAAAGGGGTGATCGGCATTGTGGCCTCGCGGTTGGCAGAGCGTTTTGGCTGTCCGGTGTTCATCGGCAGCCAGTCGCGGCAAGGGGAGATCAGTGGCTCGGCGCGGCAGGGGATCCCCGAGTTTGACGTGTTTCAAGCGTTGGAGTTTTGCAAGGATCTGTTCACCAAGCACGGCGGCCACCCCGCTGCCGGGGGATTTAGCCTGAGAGCAGAAGACTGGCCTTTTTTTGAAGAACGGTTGCGGCAGTTTGCCCAACAGCAGTTGCAGCCGGAGCAGATCCAGCCGCTGGTGCAAATCGATGCCGAAGTGTCGCTGTCAGATCTCACCCTTGACCTCTATCGAGAGCTGCAGCATCTGCAGCCCTGTGGCATCGGCAATCCTGAGCCGGTCTTCTACAGCCGCAACCTGCAGGTTCTGCAACAGCAGCGATTTGGCCCAGTTCCCGGCCACCTGAAGCTGCTGCTCCGGGATCCTGCTCTCCCTACGCAACGCTCCCATGGGTTACGTGCTACTCGGACGGAGTCCTCTTGTCCGGGCAGGAGCGACTCAGCTGTCAAAACCTCCAGTTACGACACTGATGGGTTATCGCTGGGCAACGCTTTGGGCAACACTTTGGCGAACGGGTCAGCAGTGGGGAGCACAAACCCGAGGCCACAGCGCCCCCTCTGGGCTATCCGTTGGCGGGGAGCGGAAACCCATCCGCTGCCGGAGCGAGTTGATGTAGCCTACACGCTCAAGGCCAAAACATGGCAGGGAGAAACCCAACTGGAGCTGGAAATTGTCGGGATCCAACCTGCCCAAGAGGCTGCCACTGCCGGCAACCCCCCTCTCGAGAAAACAGCGCCCCGCACCCCTGATGGGAGCAAGTCTCCCATCTCCCCCGCCTCTCTGGATGCCACTCCTCCCATGCCCAACTCCAAGCCCTCGACTGGCTCCCAGAGGGGGACAGAGCCCTCACCTCTGTTGATCTGGCGCCCCACCCCCCAGCCCACCCAGCCTTTGCGTTGGCAAGCTGTAGACCGATTTTCTGTCCTCTGGCCTCAGGCGCAGGGAACCATCCTGTTCTACGGCTTCCGCCGCCCCTCGCTGGTCTTGTCTTCAAGGCCTACGGCCCGCTATCGCGAACGGCGGTACCTGACTCTCCACTACGACCGTCCCCAAGCCGGCCACCGCTATGATCAACTCTGGTTGTGGAGCTGGCCCCCTTCTCTGGATCACCTCAAGTGGCTGCTCTGTTGCACCCCCAGCAGCGAGCTGTTGATTGCCGTCCATCAGCAAGCGGTGCCCCTGCCCTCCGCTGCCAGCTTGCAACGCCAGCTCCGCCAATACCTGCAAACCCACAGCCAGGTGGATCTGCTGCGCTTGGCCCAGCAGTGGTGGCTGTCTCCGGCAGTGTTGGTGGCAGGATTACGCTCCCTGGGGTATGCCTGCCCGGATTTTGGCCCCACGGGATCCCTCGGCGAAGAACTGGAAGCCCAGCAAGCTTGGTACAGCAGCTCCTGGCAGCAGGTTGCCGCCCTGCTTCAGCGATCCCACCTGGATTCTTCTGCTGCAGAGGCCCATGGGGATTAAACTGCTGCTCGGCTCCGACTACCACGGCAGCCCTCGGCTGATCCGGCAGGCCCTTGCCCATCTGCCGGAGGTGGATGCTTACATCAACTGTGGGGATTTCTGTTCCAAGGCCGGCAAACCTTCCCGCAAGGCCACCCAGGGCTTTCATCCGGCAGCCCAAGCAGAGGTGGTTCATCTGCAATCCTTTTTGGCGGCAGTGGAGAGCCTGGGCAAACCCTGGCTCTTTTTACCTGGCAACCACGATCCAGCAGCTTCGGTTTTGAATTCGCTGGTTGGCTGTTGGGGGCGGGCCATCACCCAGTCCTGCTGCTTTGAGTGGCTGGGGTTACAGGTTTTGGCTGTGCCCTGGACTCCCCCCTGTGGTTGGAGCTGGTCTCTCACCTCCGCCCATTTGCAGGAGCTGCTCACCCTCTACAGTCAGCCCCCCCGGCCCATTGACCTGCTGCTCACCCACGCTCCGCCGCGAGGCTTTTTGGATGAAGGCGGGAAGTGGTATCACCGTCGCACACCCACCTTGCGCCCCCTTTTGGAACAGGTGCAGCCCCGCTACTACATCTGCGGACACATGCACTGGGATGGGGGCAAGGTAGAGCGATGGGGATCCACCCTGGTGATTAACACAGCCCTGCACAACATGGTTCTCGAGATCCATTAGGCAGGAAGCCCTTGGACAGCCTTCCGCCTCCTCAGATTTCCACTCGTAGGAACCTTCCATGACCCGTCCTTTGATCTTGGCCAGCAGTAGCCCCGGCAAATGGCGCGAGTTCAATGCCTTTTTCCAGGCCCATGCCCCTGCTTGGGAGCTGCGCCGCATGCCCTCAGAAATTGAGGTGGAAGAAACCGGCACCACCTTTGCCGAAAATGCCCTTCTCAAAGCCAGAGCCGTGGCCAAGTCTCTGGGGGAGTGGGCCATTGCCGACGATTCCGGCCTAGCGGTAGAAGCCCTTGGCGGCGTCCCTGGGATCCGCTCGGCTCGCTATGCCCCCAACGATGCTGCCCGCATCGAGCGGTTGCTCAGGGAAATGGAAGGGATCCCAAATCGCCGAGCCACCTTTCACTGCGCCATCGCCCTGGTGGATCCCCAAGGTGTAGTGCATGCCCTGGTGGAAGGGGTATGCTCGGGAGAGATCTTGACCCAGCCGCGGGGAGAGGGGGGGTTTGGCTATGACCCCCTGTTTTGGGTGCCCGAAGTGGGGCTAACCTTTGCCGAGATGAGCCCAGCTCAAAAAGAGGCCATCGGCCACCGAGGCCGAGCCTTGCGCGCCTTGAAAGCGCAGTTGCCTCTCCTGGAGAAGCGTATGGGCTGGCTTGGATCCCAGGAATAGCATCCGATGTCCTGGCTGGGGAGCTGCTAGCATACAATAGTCCCTTCCCTTCGGGGGAGTGAAATTGAAAGCCGTCTTGCCTTGGCAGCTGAGGGGAGCGCTCGAAGAACTATGGGTTTTTCTGAGTTTGAGGATCAAGATCCCATTGCAGCAGCGGAACGGACTGCTGCCCCCGATCCCAGCCGCCATTCCCCGGATTCTGCCGGTGAGGAAGCCGCGATCTCCTCGGTTGCAAACTCTGGTGAAGGAAGGGAGCGGCAAGGTCGTCGTTCTCCACCCCCTTTGCCGGAAGAGGGCTCAACCTTTGCAGGCGCAGAAGATTGGCTGGACGTTCGCGGTAGCGGGACGGAGTCCTTGGAGAATGGGCGGGATAGCTACAGGGAGTCCGCGCAAGGGGCCACTTCTCGCCCTTCCAACCGCTCCCCCCAGACTGGCCGAGACGAGGGGTCTCGTGTTGACAGCGAAAAGGGGGGGCAGAAAGCCGCTGCAGGAGGAGCTGGTGAGCGCCCTGGGCAAGCGCTAGTTCCCCGCCGTTCTGTCTCCAGCAACCGCAGCTACGACGGATCCGCCCGTTCCTCTGCCTTTCGCGGTAGCGGGACGGAGTCCTTTGCTGGCCGCTCGCGTAAGCGGGACGGAGTCCTTGGGGAATCCGGCTACCGCAGTGACTACAGCCGTTCCGCTCCTTATGGCTACACCTCCAGCTATGTTGGCGGTGGGGGATATGGCGGTGGTGGGCGAGGCGGCAGCTCCAGCGGGGGGGTCTCCTCCTCCGATCTGACGATCCTGCTGGTGGTGGCCCTGCTGGCCTTCTTCGGGGGATTCGCTATCCGCAACATCTTCGCCGAGTCGGGCGGCTTTGACGATGAGCGCCCCATCCGCGCTGCCAATGTGCCCGCAGCCTTTCGCGATTTTTGCTTTGCCTATAACGGCACTGCCTCCTTTACTGTGGTGCAACTGACCAGCGTTTCTGCTCTGACCATGGCCTCAGTGCCCGTTTACAAGATGGATACTTGCACCATCCCCGTCAGCCAAACGGCCAATGCCCTCCAAGCTTTGGGCATCCGCGGCCGGGCCAACACCTTGGGCCCCCAGCTGGGGGGATCCAACCTCACCCTGATCCAGCTCCCCTTGGCCAGCAGCTTGGCGCGCGCCGTGTACAGCCAGTTTCCTGGCTTGGCTACTCAGGGCAACGAGGCGCAGGTTTTGTCCCAACTGGAAGCCACCATCAACAACGCCCTGCGCTCCAACATCGAAGGGTTAGCCCTGCAAAGCCTGGAGCCCACCAACATCCCCGACGTCTACGTGATGGTGCCGGGGCACTCCTTTAATTTGCAGCCCCAACTCAACCTGCGCTAACCCTCCTGCAGAGGACGACGGTGTGTTCATCACCCTAGAAGGCGGGGAAGGGGTGGGCAAAACCACCCAACAGGCCCTCTTGGTTGAGCGGCTGCGCCAAGAAGGCTACGCTTGCCTGTGTACCCGCGAGCCGGGGGGCACGGCGCTGGGCAAAACGCTGCGGGAGCTGTTGCTGCACGGGGATCCCTTTAGTCCTCTGGCGGAGTTGCTCCTGTACGCGGCGGATCGGGCTGAACACGTGAGCAAAGTCATCGCGCCGGCTCTGGCGGCAGGGCAGGTGGTGGTTTGTGACCGCTTTACCGATTCCACCCTGGCCTACCAGGGCTACGGTCGGGGGCTGGACTTGGAGAAGATCCGCCAGCTCAACCACTTAGCCACCGGCGGGTTGCAGCCGCACCTCACCCTGTGGCTGGATCTTCCACCAGAGGTGGGACTGGCGCGGGCAAAGGCTCGCGACAGGCTTGAACAAGAACGCCTGGAGTTCCACCGCCGCGTCTACCAAGGGTTCCAGGCTCTGGCTGCCGCCGAACCACAGCGGATTGTCCGCATTTCAGCCCAGGGATCCCCCGCAGAGGTGGCTGCCCGCCTCTGGTCAGTGGTCGAACCCCGCCTACCACTTGCGACAGCAGGCCGGGAGCCCTAGACTGATACATTTACGCTGAACATTGCTGAACATCACTGTTCAACTATGCAGCGATAGCATTCTGTTTGTTTCCAAACAGAATGGCGGTATCCCGCAAAGCTTTGAGTAGAATACCCAAGGCGCAGTTTCTGTGTCGTCTTACTACCAATTTTCTGCTTTGCTTTGGCTACCATGTTGGCAGACTCGAAAGTAAACAGAAAGATCAACTGGTAGTAATCCGTACTGAACATATTATACATTATTTTCAGTATAGTTGAGCTTATTATTGACTAGAGTCATGCTCTGTTCCGCTGACGGGAATGGCGCGACAGGCCAAAGCTCGCGACAGTTTCCCTGGCCACAGCCTGCTCGGTTTACCAAGGTTAAGATTAGGTTAAAAAGGAAGAGG
Proteins encoded in this region:
- a CDS encoding RNA recognition motif domain-containing protein, translating into MPVRLYVGNLPEEVDRQALEKLFRSAGEVISTKVIRDRKTGKCRGFGFVTVNTEEQAQQYIEKFNGHSFGDVNLRIELAQPRDRGEEGESKTATSEPSSKESRGSKDSRASRDSEAKGSKESAENPAPSKKQRQRGNKGGRSTVVAESEAASEPDPRWASQLQRIKEQLLQVTNS
- a CDS encoding DsbA family protein — protein: MHRLVRIFRAWARAGLLFGLTVLLGVGSGASVFLPSAAAAPADLEEQVLQIIRKNPQVILEAVQEYQQRQYQEQQQQQQRLAEEFGRQLRENPRAVIGDSPRLGSDALRLVLVEFSDFQCPFCARAHSTLKQFMADHGDEVTLVYKHLPLTSIHPEAMSAARAAWAAQRQGKFWEFHDELFANQSQLGDGFYVATAEKLGLNIEKFNRDRRSRAAERAIQRDIDLASQLGIGGTPHFILNGIAFSGAQPLEVFEQTLQQAKQAL
- a CDS encoding SPOR domain-containing protein, whose product is MNPTGLHLCGGSAEHSIGGGRHLQAHPWHSLAQTSAYASFELSFPQGVNCELWHCGGSPQAQAKTPSRMQRFELPPIPPEEMDPMCNTRQDYGWLKCSVPLLPAQPALFAGSLAAFALVLHAVNGNVLPAALALTRYQVHVLADGAAELAQVRTQVPDAYFVQGDGQVFILAGTFINRSHAQRRQADLERLGLSVRVVSRQETDPPLPPAFPAQAAPSRPAASSKASVPPTPTAPPLDPQRPFATHVPNPTGDPRLEERVRRFFPGATVVQYRGQVALQTGTFSRLSLAQDQARWLTAQGLPAVAVSLVGENAGQDPISNPAQGERYWVLVADPTGEKWPALKQLLEGSLPLIYDDLRVVRTGGFADPAAAAEQVRYLAGQGYEAGIFPADLRRSQPLLQADPVSSSPAQAVPLGEEGGSGFWVVVPAGEEALPKLQQFAPDAFLRGSVIQVGTYRQRANAEQARRSLAEAGFDARILPVE
- the recJ gene encoding single-stranded-DNA-specific exonuclease RecJ, whose translation is MAGIPAQRWLFHPVDKLAAQSLAEAVGISPILAQILLNRGLSSPAAVQQYLQPDPAHLPPPSRDFADLPLAVDLLDGAIRRQEPIAICGDYDADGMTSTALLLRALQDAPVHYRIPSRMTEGYGLNSRMVQELHREGVRLILTVDNGISAHEPIQLAKALGLTVIVTDHHDLPPQLPPADAILNPKQLPVSSPYRGMAGVGVAYLLAQALAERRGDGHLQRVALELFTVGTIADLAPLTGVNRLWVRQGLHLLPTSQVAGIRALLQVMGMQGSLEGLRPEWIGFGLGPRINAVGRIGRARMGIQLLTTDDPLQAEKLARRCERLNQVRQQMCGRIEAEALEQIAQQGRDLQQERVLTILGSPQRRWHKGVIGIVASRLAERFGCPVFIGSQSRQGEISGSARQGIPEFDVFQALEFCKDLFTKHGGHPAAGGFSLRAEDWPFFEERLRQFAQQQLQPEQIQPLVQIDAEVSLSDLTLDLYRELQHLQPCGIGNPEPVFYSRNLQVLQQQRFGPVPGHLKLLLRDPALPTQRSHGLRATRTESSCPGRSDSAVKTSSYDTDGLSLGNALGNTLANGSAVGSTNPRPQRPLWAIRWRGAETHPLPERVDVAYTLKAKTWQGETQLELEIVGIQPAQEAATAGNPPLEKTAPRTPDGSKSPISPASLDATPPMPNSKPSTGSQRGTEPSPLLIWRPTPQPTQPLRWQAVDRFSVLWPQAQGTILFYGFRRPSLVLSSRPTARYRERRYLTLHYDRPQAGHRYDQLWLWSWPPSLDHLKWLLCCTPSSELLIAVHQQAVPLPSAASLQRQLRQYLQTHSQVDLLRLAQQWWLSPAVLVAGLRSLGYACPDFGPTGSLGEELEAQQAWYSSSWQQVAALLQRSHLDSSAAEAHGD
- a CDS encoding metallophosphoesterase family protein; its protein translation is MGIKLLLGSDYHGSPRLIRQALAHLPEVDAYINCGDFCSKAGKPSRKATQGFHPAAQAEVVHLQSFLAAVESLGKPWLFLPGNHDPAASVLNSLVGCWGRAITQSCCFEWLGLQVLAVPWTPPCGWSWSLTSAHLQELLTLYSQPPRPIDLLLTHAPPRGFLDEGGKWYHRRTPTLRPLLEQVQPRYYICGHMHWDGGKVERWGSTLVINTALHNMVLEIH
- the rdgB gene encoding RdgB/HAM1 family non-canonical purine NTP pyrophosphatase: MTRPLILASSSPGKWREFNAFFQAHAPAWELRRMPSEIEVEETGTTFAENALLKARAVAKSLGEWAIADDSGLAVEALGGVPGIRSARYAPNDAARIERLLREMEGIPNRRATFHCAIALVDPQGVVHALVEGVCSGEILTQPRGEGGFGYDPLFWVPEVGLTFAEMSPAQKEAIGHRGRALRALKAQLPLLEKRMGWLGSQE
- the tmk gene encoding dTMP kinase; the encoded protein is MFITLEGGEGVGKTTQQALLVERLRQEGYACLCTREPGGTALGKTLRELLLHGDPFSPLAELLLYAADRAEHVSKVIAPALAAGQVVVCDRFTDSTLAYQGYGRGLDLEKIRQLNHLATGGLQPHLTLWLDLPPEVGLARAKARDRLEQERLEFHRRVYQGFQALAAAEPQRIVRISAQGSPAEVAARLWSVVEPRLPLATAGREP